One genomic segment of uncultured Campylobacter sp. includes these proteins:
- the cysE gene encoding serine O-acetyltransferase: MSFWQILKQDFTEPLRQDPACNSVFEIFFCYPGVWALINYRFAHFFYERGFKLIARAISGLSRIITAVDINPGARIGSGVFFDHATGLVIGETAIIGDNCLIYQGVTLGGVSLEHGKRHPTLQNGVVVGAGAKVLGNITIGENSKIGANSVVVKDIAPNCTAVGVPARILGGCESDPLAHNKIPDISQELIKYLIKRIEILEECICSGRKDIAAMDEDLNKFYEEYLKSLK, translated from the coding sequence ATGAGTTTTTGGCAAATTTTAAAACAGGACTTCACCGAGCCCTTGCGCCAAGACCCCGCATGCAACAGCGTATTTGAGATATTTTTCTGCTATCCCGGTGTCTGGGCGCTAATAAATTACCGCTTCGCGCATTTTTTCTACGAGCGAGGTTTTAAGCTCATTGCTCGCGCGATCAGCGGACTTAGCCGCATAATCACCGCCGTAGATATAAACCCGGGCGCACGTATCGGCTCGGGCGTGTTTTTCGACCACGCCACGGGGCTTGTCATCGGAGAAACGGCGATCATCGGCGATAACTGTCTGATCTATCAGGGCGTCACTCTCGGCGGCGTGAGCTTAGAGCACGGCAAGCGCCATCCGACGCTGCAAAACGGCGTCGTAGTTGGTGCAGGAGCTAAAGTATTAGGTAACATCACCATCGGCGAAAATTCCAAAATCGGCGCAAATTCCGTCGTCGTAAAGGACATCGCGCCAAACTGCACCGCCGTAGGCGTGCCTGCTAGAATTTTAGGCGGCTGCGAGAGCGATCCTTTAGCGCATAATAAAATTCCTGATATCAGCCAGGAGCTTATCAAATATCTCATCAAGCGTATCGAAATTTTGGAAGAGTGCATCTGTAGCGGCAGAAAAGATATCGCCGCAATGGACGAGGATCTAAATAAATTCTACGAAGAGTATCTGAAATCATTAAAATAA
- a CDS encoding pyridoxal phosphate-dependent aminotransferase, which produces MKLTLSSRVSKLGESLTIAISTKAKQMKAQGQDVVILSAGEPDFDTAEVAKRAVIEAMAKGCGKYTPVAGTPEILNLIAQKLKRDNGLNYRPDQIITNVGAKHSLFNAFNCILNEGDEVIIPAPYWVTYPEIVKFCGSKPVIVDTKAENRYKITASQLKAAITPRTKALCLFNPSNPAGAVYSRQELQELAEVLKGTDILVIADEIYEKIVFGKSFIAAASISEDMFERTVTINGLSKCGAMPGWRFGYTACAIDELNKAMISLQSQSVSNVASIVQAGAMPVLRGEADDYIEEMRREYERRRDFSTDAISAIPGLSVVKPDGAFYFFIDCSQVEPDSMKFCMQLLDKGLVATVPGSGFGMDGHFRISFACSMENLKRGFERIEKFVKNYHR; this is translated from the coding sequence ATGAAATTAACACTTTCAAGTCGCGTAAGCAAGCTCGGTGAAAGCCTAACGATCGCAATCAGCACCAAAGCCAAACAGATGAAAGCCCAGGGGCAAGACGTCGTGATCCTAAGTGCGGGCGAGCCCGATTTTGATACCGCAGAGGTCGCCAAAAGGGCTGTCATAGAAGCTATGGCTAAGGGCTGCGGAAAATATACGCCTGTTGCCGGCACGCCTGAAATTTTAAATTTAATCGCGCAGAAGCTAAAGCGCGACAACGGCCTAAATTACAGGCCCGATCAGATCATCACCAACGTCGGCGCCAAACACTCGCTATTTAACGCCTTTAACTGCATCTTAAACGAAGGCGATGAGGTTATAATACCGGCGCCTTATTGGGTCACCTACCCCGAAATTGTAAAATTCTGCGGCAGCAAGCCCGTCATCGTAGACACCAAGGCGGAAAACCGATACAAAATCACCGCCTCGCAGCTCAAAGCCGCGATCACGCCGCGCACGAAGGCGCTGTGCCTTTTCAACCCGAGTAACCCCGCAGGCGCCGTATATTCGCGCCAGGAGCTACAAGAGCTTGCGGAAGTGCTAAAGGGCACGGATATTTTAGTAATTGCCGATGAAATTTACGAAAAAATCGTCTTCGGCAAGAGTTTCATAGCCGCAGCAAGCATCAGTGAGGATATGTTCGAGCGCACCGTGACGATCAACGGGCTAAGCAAATGCGGCGCGATGCCCGGCTGGCGCTTCGGATACACCGCCTGTGCGATCGATGAGCTAAATAAGGCGATGATCAGCCTGCAAAGCCAAAGCGTCAGCAACGTAGCTAGCATCGTCCAGGCAGGCGCTATGCCGGTGCTGCGCGGCGAGGCGGACGATTATATCGAAGAGATGAGGCGCGAATACGAGCGCAGGCGCGATTTTAGCACGGACGCGATAAGCGCGATCCCAGGGCTTAGTGTCGTAAAACCAGATGGCGCATTTTATTTCTTCATAGATTGCTCCCAGGTAGAACCCGATAGTATGAAATTTTGCATGCAACTGCTAGATAAAGGGCTCGTAGCCACGGTGCCAGGAAGCGGATTTGGCATGGATGGGCACTTCCGCATAAGCTTTGCGTGCTCTATGGAAAATCTAAAACGCGGCTTTGAGCGCATAGAAAAATTCGTAAAAAATTACCACAGATAG
- a CDS encoding c-type cytochrome, which yields MRKTALVLALPLFFTPVLGFDVAKLNAKKAVPYEQKTQEFRLPVGIDENGVIDEAKLGDSPYAKTVIYGAKLINETTRYLGPQAKDEKMRFAGNNLSCSSCHTSGGVVPDQSPFVGIYARFPQYVARSDQLVTLQDRINGCFQRSMAGKAIPTNSKEMRAMIAYMHWLSTGYEVGAKLKGQGLPKAQFLDRAADPKKGGEIYAAKCAACHGENGEGIKNDGFAQSGDYYTFPALWGDDSYNTGAGMYRLIEGARYVKATMPKGDASLSWEEAFDVTAYINSKPRKIKPDREKDFPDLDVKQMDMDVGPYNDGFDENDHRFGPYKRMIKK from the coding sequence ATGAGAAAAACCGCCCTTGTTTTAGCGCTTCCGCTCTTTTTTACGCCCGTTTTAGGCTTTGATGTAGCCAAACTCAACGCCAAAAAAGCCGTGCCGTACGAGCAAAAGACGCAGGAATTTAGGCTGCCCGTAGGCATCGACGAAAACGGCGTCATAGACGAGGCAAAGCTCGGCGACTCGCCTTATGCGAAGACCGTCATCTACGGCGCGAAGCTCATCAACGAGACGACGAGGTATCTCGGGCCGCAGGCAAAGGACGAAAAAATGCGCTTTGCGGGCAATAACCTCTCCTGTTCGAGCTGTCATACGAGCGGCGGCGTCGTGCCCGATCAAAGCCCGTTTGTTGGTATCTACGCGAGATTTCCGCAGTATGTCGCGAGATCGGATCAGTTAGTCACGCTGCAAGACCGCATAAATGGCTGTTTTCAGCGCTCTATGGCGGGCAAAGCGATCCCTACGAACTCCAAAGAGATGCGCGCGATGATCGCCTACATGCACTGGCTCTCCACAGGATATGAGGTCGGCGCAAAGCTAAAAGGCCAGGGGCTACCGAAAGCGCAGTTTTTAGACCGCGCGGCGGATCCTAAAAAAGGAGGCGAAATTTATGCCGCAAAATGCGCCGCCTGCCACGGCGAAAACGGCGAAGGGATAAAAAACGATGGGTTTGCTCAAAGCGGCGATTACTACACATTCCCCGCGCTTTGGGGCGATGACAGCTACAATACGGGCGCCGGTATGTATAGGCTCATCGAAGGAGCGAGGTATGTCAAAGCCACTATGCCTAAAGGAGACGCCTCGCTAAGCTGGGAGGAAGCTTTCGACGTGACGGCGTATATAAACTCAAAACCGCGCAAAATCAAACCCGATAGAGAGAAAGATTTCCCAGACCTAGACGTCAAGCAGATGGATATGGACGTGGGGCCCTACAACGACGGATTTGACGAGAACGATCACCGCTTCGGCCCATACAAGCGCATGATCAAAAAATAA
- a CDS encoding 4'-phosphopantetheinyl transferase superfamily protein has protein sequence MSEIKILITDEDLRAPRRLLSRRDKKLACARAHLREFRVSRALKARFKKRGKFCISHKSEDDKTIVAVGFARQKFGLDLEILKPRNFAAASEFCFNDFERELLAAADEGEKTLVFYKIYTIKEALIKARSLGFYALARVGLARGADGEALALDERGRAWPYKSYILEGEILISLVFRENF, from the coding sequence ATGAGCGAGATAAAAATTTTAATCACCGACGAGGATCTGCGCGCCCCGAGGCGGCTTTTGAGCAGGCGCGATAAGAAGCTGGCGTGCGCGCGAGCCCATCTGCGCGAGTTTCGCGTTTCGCGGGCGCTTAAGGCGCGCTTTAAAAAACGCGGCAAATTTTGCATCTCGCACAAAAGCGAGGATGACAAAACGATCGTCGCCGTGGGTTTTGCAAGGCAAAAATTCGGACTCGATCTTGAAATTTTAAAACCGCGGAATTTTGCCGCGGCGAGCGAGTTTTGTTTCAACGACTTTGAGCGCGAGCTTTTAGCGGCGGCAGACGAAGGCGAAAAGACGCTCGTTTTTTATAAAATTTACACGATCAAAGAGGCGCTGATTAAGGCGCGAAGCCTGGGTTTTTACGCGCTTGCTCGCGTGGGGCTGGCGCGCGGCGCAGATGGAGAGGCTTTGGCGCTTGATGAGCGCGGCAGGGCGTGGCCATACAAGAGCTATATTTTGGAGGGCGAGATTTTGATTTCGCTCGTTTTTAGGGAGAATTTTTGA
- a CDS encoding beta-ketoacyl synthase N-terminal-like domain-containing protein, whose amino-acid sequence MTQYLSSPGLICAGANSAAELFGALCEKRSALRKLSVCGKNFIFGRVDTALPRIKDRAYATRTNALALYACLGVQGQIKQAVQKFGAHRVGVVFATTNTGVQENYAEFFACGKDAGNFISQDGENPAPRSEISTVNGENCAKISKAANDKFKNFCFERNSHANPANFIRERFGLKSVAIGVSSACTSGNKALIEASRLIYAGLCDAVVFGGADALDELTLQGFSALEILSEQPLKPFSEARAGTNLGEGACAFVLSRERISDVALLAHAANSDAYHITKPDPSARMQIKAIKTALKSAQLQSVDYVNLHGTGTAANDAMEALAMSAALPLAPASSSKWATGHTLGAAGAIELAVCYEAIRQGVIPPNFTNDKIWGGSEAEIFRGAQARHSERNDEILNAANDQILCSSGDEILQNAQGEISKSGADKILAASKALQGAGDKILKDAADQASQTSEIPAALSKFNLACEAKKARVDTAMNLNFAFGGDNAITIIGRV is encoded by the coding sequence ATGACGCAGTATCTAAGTAGCCCCGGACTCATCTGCGCGGGCGCAAACAGCGCCGCAGAGCTTTTTGGCGCGCTGTGCGAAAAAAGATCCGCGCTGCGAAAGCTTAGCGTCTGCGGTAAAAATTTCATCTTTGGGCGCGTGGATACGGCGCTACCGAGGATCAAAGATCGCGCCTACGCCACGCGCACGAACGCCCTGGCGCTTTACGCCTGCCTCGGCGTGCAAGGACAGATCAAGCAAGCCGTGCAAAAATTCGGCGCGCACCGCGTAGGAGTGGTATTTGCGACCACCAACACCGGCGTGCAGGAAAACTATGCGGAATTTTTCGCTTGCGGCAAAGACGCGGGAAATTTTATCTCGCAAGACGGCGAAAATCCCGCGCCGCGCAGTGAAATTTCCACTGTAAACGGCGAAAATTGCGCCAAAATTTCAAAAGCCGCAAACGATAAATTTAAAAACTTCTGCTTCGAGCGCAACTCTCACGCAAACCCCGCAAATTTTATCCGCGAACGCTTCGGACTAAAATCCGTCGCGATCGGAGTTTCTAGCGCCTGCACCAGCGGAAACAAAGCTCTGATCGAAGCTTCGCGCCTCATCTACGCGGGACTTTGCGACGCGGTCGTATTCGGCGGCGCCGACGCACTCGACGAGCTCACGCTGCAGGGCTTTAGCGCGCTTGAAATTTTAAGCGAGCAGCCGCTAAAGCCGTTCTCAGAGGCGCGTGCGGGCACAAATCTGGGCGAGGGAGCCTGCGCATTCGTGCTTTCGCGCGAGCGCATAAGCGACGTCGCGCTTTTGGCTCACGCCGCAAACTCCGACGCCTACCACATCACCAAGCCCGATCCTAGCGCACGAATGCAGATCAAAGCAATCAAAACCGCGCTAAAATCGGCGCAGCTGCAAAGCGTGGACTACGTAAATCTGCACGGCACCGGCACTGCGGCTAACGACGCGATGGAGGCCTTGGCTATGAGCGCCGCCCTACCCTTAGCACCCGCGAGCTCGTCAAAATGGGCGACCGGACACACTCTGGGCGCTGCAGGGGCGATCGAGCTTGCCGTGTGCTACGAGGCGATCAGACAGGGCGTAATTCCGCCGAATTTTACGAACGATAAAATTTGGGGCGGTTCGGAGGCTGAAATTTTTCGTGGCGCGCAGGCGCGGCACAGCGAGCGAAACGATGAAATTTTAAACGCCGCGAACGATCAAATTTTATGCAGCTCGGGCGATGAAATTCTGCAAAACGCGCAGGGTGAAATTTCAAAAAGCGGCGCGGATAAAATTTTGGCTGCGTCTAAAGCTTTGCAAGGCGCGGGCGATAAAATTTTAAAAGACGCTGCGGATCAAGCTTCGCAAACTAGCGAAATTCCGGCCGCGCTGTCTAAATTTAATCTCGCATGCGAAGCCAAAAAAGCGCGCGTAGATACCGCGATGAATCTAAACTTTGCTTTCGGCGGAGACAACGCCATAACCATAATAGGACGCGTATGA